From a region of the Cyanobacterium sp. T60_A2020_053 genome:
- a CDS encoding HNH endonuclease — protein MKKTERILIPPQVRKYVYERDNFQCQSCGKNISETTLNIDHIIPLAKGGSNDISNLQTLCSSCNQKKKAHFDPRFRRHFS, from the coding sequence ATGAAAAAAACCGAGCGTATTCTTATCCCGCCACAAGTCAGAAAATATGTCTATGAAAGAGATAATTTTCAATGTCAAAGTTGTGGCAAAAACATTTCAGAAACCACTTTAAATATTGATCATATAATTCCTTTGGCAAAGGGTGGTAGTAATGATATAAGTAACTTACAAACCCTTTGTAGTAGTTGTAATCAAAAGAAAAAAGCGCACTTCGATCCTCGTTTTCGTCGTCATTTTTCTTAA
- a CDS encoding dienelactone hydrolase family protein: MRKFISFTLVSFLIVIALTAFQINHPAPVTATNYSEYMAKAHKNDLPIPTGIIAQAPKMEVKGEMLTYGNIDGQPIMGYVSTPVNAEKPLPGLIVIHEWWGLNDNIKMMTDRLAGEGYTALAVDLYQGDVADNPDEALKLVQRALGNTAPLENNLKQAYKYLSDYQNIMGITEAPRVGSIGWCFGGLWSLNTALLLPDQLDATVIYYGGNITTDPKKLMTLQMPILGIFGELDQNPSVALVKEFEQVLLALGKEVEIHIYEKADHAFANSSGTRYNAEAAESAWEKTTAFLAKYL; encoded by the coding sequence ATGCGTAAATTTATTTCCTTTACCTTAGTATCGTTTTTGATTGTCATAGCTTTGACAGCATTTCAAATCAATCATCCAGCGCCCGTCACCGCCACTAATTACTCGGAATATATGGCAAAAGCCCATAAAAATGATCTGCCTATACCTACCGGTATTATTGCCCAAGCTCCTAAAATGGAAGTAAAAGGGGAAATGTTGACCTATGGTAATATTGATGGACAGCCCATCATGGGTTACGTCAGCACCCCTGTTAATGCGGAAAAACCCCTACCCGGATTAATTGTTATCCATGAGTGGTGGGGTTTGAATGATAATATCAAAATGATGACCGATCGCCTAGCGGGGGAAGGTTATACAGCTTTAGCCGTTGACTTATATCAGGGTGATGTAGCTGATAATCCCGATGAGGCTCTTAAATTGGTGCAGAGGGCGCTGGGAAATACCGCTCCCTTAGAAAATAACCTCAAACAAGCCTATAAATATCTTAGCGACTATCAAAATATTATGGGCATCACTGAAGCTCCACGAGTAGGTAGTATTGGTTGGTGTTTTGGTGGTTTGTGGTCACTTAATACAGCTTTACTACTTCCTGATCAGTTAGATGCCACCGTAATTTACTATGGCGGAAATATCACTACTGATCCCAAAAAATTAATGACCTTACAAATGCCCATTTTAGGAATTTTTGGAGAATTAGATCAAAATCCTTCCGTTGCTTTAGTAAAAGAATTTGAACAAGTATTATTAGCTTTAGGCAAAGAAGTAGAAATTCATATCTATGAAAAAGCCGATCATGCTTTTGCTAACTCATCTGGTACTCGTTATAATGCGGAAGCGGCAGAGAGTGCTTGGGAAAAAACCACCGCTTTTTTAGCGAAATATCTTTAA
- a CDS encoding DUF3493 domain-containing protein, with translation MNNKQPKKDNSMNGNQKNLTPEKYAYLKAEAQAPYRGLRKFIYFGFGASGAIGAFIFFVQLLAGKNVQQNLPNLLIQISIISLMVFLFRWENRQVKK, from the coding sequence ATGAATAATAAACAACCAAAAAAAGATAATTCAATGAATGGGAATCAAAAGAATTTAACTCCCGAAAAATATGCTTATCTCAAAGCCGAAGCACAAGCGCCATATCGAGGATTAAGAAAGTTTATTTATTTTGGTTTTGGGGCATCGGGCGCTATTGGTGCATTTATTTTTTTTGTGCAATTATTAGCAGGAAAAAATGTACAACAAAACCTACCTAATTTATTAATTCAAATCAGTATTATTAGTTTAATGGTATTTTTATTTCGTTGGGAAAATCGCCAAGTTAAAAAGTAA
- a CDS encoding DUF697 domain-containing protein: MSVLKIARASLQQSLSWYSSSRRHWNYPPHQELQNAVKNDLRDLRGALEKLEQQLFKIATFGLVSRGKSTVINALLGKDILETGALHGVTKWPKSIRWQLPKIAIELIDTPGLDEIDGESRALMAKEVAQQADLILFVVAGDITRTEYSALLELRRYQKPLLLVFNKIDLYPEVDQKAIYQQLQQLSNDTQQPLFTPDEVVMVAAQPQPLPVRVELPDGTIKQEWEELPPDIDSLRQKLLDLLNREGKDLLALNALSQGKKAQENIARKTIALREEEAEGIIWRYARYKGIIIALNPFGVVDVLVSALVDLLMIRALGRLYGLPITSHEAGQLWQTILKNVFGLSVAEIITMVMFSIAKTTVSLNSLWENPANFTTIVSAGLVQGALGSYGSYLVGKSAQIYLQNGCTWGNLGTDSVITEILQKAPSDSLISRLNS, translated from the coding sequence ATGTCAGTTTTAAAAATAGCGCGCGCCAGTTTACAACAATCTCTCTCGTGGTATAGTAGTAGTCGCCGTCATTGGAATTATCCCCCCCATCAAGAGTTACAAAATGCTGTCAAAAATGATTTACGGGATTTGCGAGGGGCGCTGGAAAAATTAGAACAACAGCTATTCAAAATCGCTACCTTTGGCTTAGTTAGTCGTGGTAAATCCACTGTGATTAATGCCTTGTTGGGAAAAGACATTTTAGAAACAGGCGCCCTCCACGGCGTTACAAAGTGGCCCAAATCGATTCGGTGGCAACTGCCGAAAATAGCCATTGAGTTAATCGATACTCCCGGTTTAGATGAAATTGACGGGGAATCACGGGCGCTGATGGCTAAAGAAGTAGCACAACAAGCGGATTTAATCCTTTTTGTGGTGGCTGGAGATATTACTCGCACGGAATACTCGGCATTATTAGAATTGCGCCGTTATCAAAAGCCTTTATTATTGGTATTTAATAAAATTGATCTTTATCCTGAAGTGGATCAAAAGGCGATATATCAACAGTTACAGCAGTTAAGTAATGACACTCAGCAACCGCTTTTTACCCCTGATGAGGTGGTGATGGTGGCGGCACAACCTCAACCTTTACCCGTGCGTGTAGAGTTACCTGACGGCACAATTAAGCAGGAATGGGAGGAATTACCACCCGACATTGATAGTTTACGGCAAAAACTTCTTGATTTGCTCAACCGTGAAGGAAAGGATTTGTTAGCTTTAAATGCGCTTTCTCAGGGGAAAAAGGCACAGGAAAATATTGCGCGTAAAACTATTGCCCTGCGTGAAGAAGAAGCAGAAGGAATTATTTGGCGCTATGCTCGTTATAAGGGCATTATTATCGCTCTTAATCCTTTTGGCGTGGTGGATGTGTTAGTTAGTGCTTTGGTTGATTTGCTGATGATACGGGCGCTGGGGCGTTTATATGGTTTACCGATTACTAGCCATGAGGCAGGGCAATTATGGCAAACTATTCTTAAAAATGTTTTTGGTTTATCGGTGGCAGAAATCATCACTATGGTAATGTTTAGTATCGCTAAAACCACTGTTTCCCTCAATAGTTTATGGGAAAACCCAGCTAATTTTACCACCATTGTCAGCGCTGGATTGGTGCAAGGGGCGCTGGGTAGTTATGGCTCTTATTTAGTGGGTAAATCAGCACAAATTTATTTGCAAAATGGTTGCACTTGGGGGAATTTAGGCACTGATTCGGTGATAACTGAAATTTTGCAAAAAGCGCCCTCCGACTCTCTTATTTCCCGTCTTAATAGTTAG
- a CDS encoding type II toxin-antitoxin system prevent-host-death family antitoxin, translating into MNIINFSEARKNFKSVLDTVANDKDCTVIVRRDAEDAVLMSRSYYDSLMETVYLLKSPANAQHLEEAIAEYRDGKTQEHDLIDA; encoded by the coding sequence ATGAATATTATAAATTTTAGTGAAGCAAGAAAAAACTTTAAATCTGTACTAGATACAGTAGCCAATGATAAAGATTGTACTGTAATTGTGAGAAGAGATGCAGAAGATGCCGTCTTAATGTCGAGAAGTTATTATGATAGTCTAATGGAAACAGTTTATCTTTTAAAATCTCCAGCTAATGCTCAACACTTAGAGGAAGCTATCGCAGAATATAGAGACGGTAAAACACAAGAACATGATTTAATCGATGCGTAA
- a CDS encoding type II toxin-antitoxin system Phd/YefM family antitoxin yields the protein MKAITSNQAKKQLDELIDTVILDVEPTIVCNDQGKQAVLMSLDEFNSWQETLYLLSNPANAEHLMKSIKEAKSGSKSVKELIEP from the coding sequence ATGAAAGCTATCACCAGTAACCAAGCAAAAAAACAATTAGACGAACTCATTGACACAGTTATCCTTGATGTAGAACCAACTATCGTTTGTAATGATCAAGGAAAACAAGCTGTTTTAATGTCCTTAGACGAATTTAATTCTTGGCAAGAAACCTTATATTTATTATCCAATCCTGCTAATGCTGAACATCTGATGAAATCCATCAAAGAAGCAAAATCGGGTAGTAAATCAGTAAAAGAATTAATCGAACCATGA
- a CDS encoding Txe/YoeB family addiction module toxin, with translation MKITFTQQSWLDYLWLQDNDKKLLKRVNLLIKEIIRNPFDGIGKPEPLKANLSGYWSRRINSEHRLVYEISEEELTIISCRFHYQK, from the coding sequence ATGAAAATTACTTTTACCCAACAATCTTGGTTAGATTATCTTTGGCTACAAGATAATGATAAAAAACTGTTAAAAAGAGTCAACTTATTAATTAAAGAAATTATCAGAAATCCTTTTGATGGCATTGGTAAACCAGAACCTCTCAAAGCTAACTTATCAGGTTACTGGTCAAGACGAATCAATTCTGAACATCGTTTAGTTTATGAAATTTCAGAGGAAGAATTAACCATTATTTCCTGTCGATTTCATTATCAGAAATAA
- a CDS encoding FtsX-like permease family protein: protein MKIPLAWLQLSREKIRLLIAIAGISFADILMFMQLGFKSALLNSAVRVHEEIRGDVFLISPQSDALIAMKTFSSRRLEQSLAVEGVEAINKINIGFGLWKNPENQATRQIMVIGFNPKESLFTLPGVEENLSLLRLSDVVLFDDKSRAEFGPVAEMFNNGENVKTEMNARQVTVRGLFSIGASFGADGNLITSDLNFLRMFPTRDPNLIDIGVIHLKDGVDDEAVINSLKQKFSGGDVVVLSREEFVSYEREYWENSTAIGFIFGLGAAMGLVVGVVIVYQILYTDVADHLPEYATLKAMGYTNNYLLVVVFQEALILACVGFLPGMGVSMLLYGGAAGATGLPIYMTKSLALTVYFLTLGMCFGSGAIAVNKLKSADPADIF from the coding sequence ATGAAAATACCCCTAGCTTGGTTACAATTAAGCCGAGAAAAAATTAGATTACTTATCGCTATCGCTGGGATCAGTTTTGCTGATATTCTCATGTTTATGCAGTTAGGTTTCAAATCAGCATTGCTAAATAGTGCAGTAAGAGTGCATGAAGAAATACGCGGGGATGTTTTCCTGATTAGCCCTCAATCTGATGCCCTTATTGCCATGAAAACCTTTTCTTCTCGCCGTTTAGAGCAAAGTTTGGCAGTGGAGGGAGTGGAAGCCATTAATAAAATTAACATCGGTTTTGGTTTATGGAAAAATCCCGAAAACCAAGCCACTCGGCAAATTATGGTAATTGGTTTTAACCCGAAAGAATCTCTTTTTACTCTGCCGGGAGTAGAAGAAAATCTCTCTTTATTAAGATTATCTGATGTCGTCTTATTTGATGATAAATCACGGGCGGAATTTGGTCCAGTGGCGGAAATGTTTAATAATGGTGAAAACGTCAAAACGGAAATGAATGCACGACAAGTAACAGTTAGGGGTTTATTTTCCATTGGGGCGAGTTTTGGCGCTGACGGTAATTTGATTACCAGTGACTTGAATTTTTTACGGATGTTTCCCACCAGAGACCCTAATTTGATTGATATTGGTGTGATACATTTGAAAGATGGTGTTGATGATGAAGCTGTTATTAATAGTCTCAAGCAAAAATTTAGTGGCGGTGATGTGGTAGTTTTATCCCGTGAAGAATTTGTCAGCTATGAGAGGGAATATTGGGAAAATAGTACCGCTATTGGTTTTATTTTCGGTTTGGGTGCGGCTATGGGTTTAGTGGTGGGTGTAGTGATTGTTTATCAAATTCTTTATACTGACGTGGCGGATCATTTGCCTGAATATGCTACCCTCAAAGCTATGGGTTACACCAATAATTATCTTTTGGTGGTGGTATTTCAAGAGGCATTAATTTTGGCTTGTGTGGGTTTTTTACCCGGTATGGGAGTTTCTATGTTACTTTATGGTGGGGCGGCGGGCGCTACAGGTTTACCTATTTACATGACTAAATCTCTTGCTTTAACTGTTTATTTTCTCACTTTGGGGATGTGTTTTGGATCGGGCGCTATTGCTGTTAATAAGCTCAAATCTGCTGATCCAGCAGACATTTTTTAA